A region from the Variovorax sp. V93 genome encodes:
- a CDS encoding Crp/Fnr family transcriptional regulator, with amino-acid sequence MSIQNLSRAIADNSSNDAFALTLNVQQWETLAGYLQPIDTGVGDVLIEQGTHDRSVYFLESGAISVHRVSSKEQMKLAVLMPGSVVGEGSFFSRQPHSANVVVTGAGRVWRLTAIRFAEMSNRQPNLALEIAMGLGAVIAKRMAHRSKRVAVT; translated from the coding sequence ATGTCCATCCAGAACCTGAGCCGCGCCATCGCGGACAACAGCAGCAACGACGCCTTCGCGTTGACGCTCAACGTACAGCAGTGGGAAACGCTGGCGGGCTACCTGCAGCCCATCGATACCGGCGTTGGCGACGTTCTGATCGAGCAGGGCACGCACGACCGATCGGTGTATTTCCTCGAGAGCGGCGCGATCAGCGTGCACCGCGTGAGCAGCAAGGAACAGATGAAACTGGCCGTGCTCATGCCCGGATCGGTGGTGGGCGAGGGCTCCTTCTTCTCGCGCCAGCCGCACTCCGCCAACGTGGTGGTCACCGGCGCGGGCCGCGTGTGGCGCCTCACGGCAATCCGCTTCGCGGAAATGTCGAACCGGCAGCCCAACCTGGCCCTGGAGATCGCGATGGGGCTCGGCGCGGTGATCGCCAAACGCATGGCTCACCGGTCCAAGCGCGTTGCGGTGACCTGA